GCTAGACAAATTTTATATTTTTATCTTTTTGAAAAAAACACCCCTTTTTGGGGTGTTTTCACTTAATTATCTAGCGGTTCCGATTTTTTTGTCATAAATACAAAAATAATAATCATAAGGATTATTTTCATCCTTTTCTCCCTGTTCTTTACTAACTAAGTTCCAATTGTCATAATCAATTTCAGGGAAAAATGTATCCCCTTCAAACCTTTCGTCTATTTTTGTGATATAGAGCCGATCTGTAAAAGGTAACAATAGCTTGAAAATATCACTTCCACCAATTACAAAAAGTTCATCATTTGATTGTTCCTTGAACAATTCTTGGACTTCTTTTATAGAGTGAACAACTTGGCAGCCATCCGGGTGGAAATCTTTATTTCGTGTTATAACAACATTGGTTCTGTTTGGTAACGGGCGACCGATGGACTCATAGGTTTTTCTGCCCATTAAAATAGTATGGTTAGTTGTTAATTGTTTAAAATACTTAAGATCGTTAGGTAATCTCCATGGCAAGTCCTTATCCTTACCAATCAAACCATCCTTATCCATTGCTACAAGTATTGAAATCATACAGAGACTTCTCCTTTTATATGGGGATGTGGGGCATAGTCAACTAGTTTGAAATCCTCATAAGTAAATGAAAATAAATCTGTTACACTTGGGTTTATTATCATTTTGGGTGGAGTCTTTGGCTCTCTCGTCAACTGTAGTTTTACTTGTTCTAGATGATTAGTATATATATGCGCATCTCCCAAAGTATGTACAAAAGTTCCAGGTTTTAATCCAGTCACCTGTGCCATCATCATGGTCAACAAAGCGTAAGAAGCAATATTAAATGGGACACCAAGAAAGACATCAGCAGATCTTTGGTATAACTGACAAGATAACTTCCCATCTGCAACATAGAACTGAAATAGGCAGTGACAAGGCGGCAAGGCCATTTCTTCTATTTCTGTTACATTCCAAGCATTAACAATCATCCTTCTAGAGTCAGGATTATTTTTAATCGTCTCCAGTACTTGAGTAATTTGGTCTACTGTCTTACCGTTAGCTCCCTCCCAGGATCTCCATTGCTTTCCGTAAACAGGCCCTAAATCTCCATTCTCATCCGCCCACTCATTCCAAATCCGTACTCCATGGTCATTGAGGTATTTAATATTTGTATCTCCATGTAAAAACCACAATAGTTCATAAATAATAGAACGAAGATGTAACTTCTTAGTTGTTAACAAAGGAAAAGAATCTTCTAGGGAGTATTTTGCCTGATAGCCAAAAACACTAATAGTACCTGTGCCAGTTCGATCCTCTTTTTCAACCCCTTCATCAAGAATATACTTGCAAAGATCTAAATATTGCCTCATTCATATTTTCCCCCTCAAAATTAGAGGGGAAATAGCCCCTCTATATGCTCTCACAGAATTGTACCATGTCTTTTTCTAAGGAAACAAGGCAACTCTAAAAACAACATTAATATCTATAAGTTGACAGTTTAGAGATAAATGCTGCCGTTTCAGGCGCTTTCTTTTTTAATTGGGCCTTTAAATCCTCATTTGCGTAATAGTAAGCAAAAGACTCTGAGAAATACTCACTAGAGTACACATTAAAATACTCCTGATCTCCGAATAAATGATGAACCTCACTCTTCCAAATTTTTTCAAAATCGCTTGCTAGACTATCATTATTTTTTAGTAATTTATAAATAGTGTGTCCTATCTCATGTAACTCTAAATTTACGGAGCGGTGACCATTGCCAGGATCACTTGCCCCAATTTTTGCCGATATTAACCACGACCCGCCCGAACCAGGAACGTCTTCCCAGGTTACAGGACTTTTCCAACCTCTAGGCTGTTCCCATTTTAAATGGTAAAGCCATGGCTCATCAGTTAAATCCCCATGAAATAATCGTATTTTAACTCCTGCACTCTCTAACCGTTGTAGTATGGGACGTTCGATAGACTGAATGTGGAAAATCATATTTGTCAATGAAGGCCAATCCTTTACCTCACTAGGGATATAAACCATTCGCTCTAAAATATCATAATTTGGATAAGTTTTAGCATATTCCAGCTGTTTTTCGCCAGAAGCTTTTTGAAGAATAACGCCAGTAAATGGACGTTTTGTATCAAGTCCAGATAATAAAAGAAGTAGAACGATAAGGGTAATTAGTAAACTATGTTTTTTCATGCTGTTCACCCTTTCTATCAGGAAATACTTCGTAGAATATTCTGCCTATTATATTATAAGTTTATCATATATAAAGGCAAAAATTGATAGAAACATTAATAAATTAGCAGGAAGTACTTTGTATTTCGACATTTTTCTACTATAGTTGCTTATTAATAGATCCATTGGATGATATAGGGAGAGGAATGATGAGACCTAAACAAATATGAGTTTTTATGTTGTTGCTAGCTTGTAGTTTCTTAATCCTGTTTTTAAATAAAGAATTTGATGGGAAATTCCAAAGCAAAGGACCTTCCCTTTATACTAAGGAGATAATACACACATTAGACAAATTTGATATGAAAGCCAACCTATGCAATTTACATTACAAAAATAATACAAATTAAAAAAGTACACATAGTCCCTTCCCCTTTTACATATTTATTATGGACATCACAATAAAGGGAAAGGGGTATTATAATGCCTTCATTTCTATCGAAGAAGAGACTAACTCAAGGCATGGCCGTTGGATTCATCCTTTCGCAACCTTTGGCTGTATACGCTGACGCATACCCTGTCTTAACAGATGAGGAATTTCAAAGCACAAGAACATTAAGCTTTGGACAGCAAGGAATTGCAGTTAAGACACTGCAAACCAAACTTAACCATTTGGGCTATTATAATGAGGAAATTAATGGCAAATTTGATCCATACACGGAGGTTGCTTTAAAGGAATATCAACGGGAAAATAATTTGGAAGTTACAGGGCAAGCTGACAAAAGAATTACCAAGCATTTGGTACAAACAGAAAGAGATTATTACATGAAACCATTACAAGATATTTCAGACCCTATTCAATTAGGCGAGAAAGGTAAAGAAGTAGAATTATTACAACGCGCTTTACATTTTTTAGATTACTACAATGGGGATGTAGACGGTATATTCGGACCTTCAACTGAGAGAGCAGTTAAATCTTTTCAAGCACAGGAAAACCTTCCTGTCACTGCCAACGTGGAACAAGAAATGCTAGAGAAAATGGTTAATGCATCTAAAAAACCAGTTAGACAAACTACTTATCGTAGAAGTACAACTACAAAAGATCCGAAAATTGTTCAAGTAAGTGCGAAAAGCTCTAATTCCTCTACTGTACAAATCGCACAGCAATATCTAGGGACCCCTTATATTTGGGGGGGAGAATCGCCAGGTGGATTTGATTGCAGCGGCTACATCCAATATGTATTTCTCCAAAAAGGAATAAAGGTTCCAAGAACGGTACCAGACTTATGGAATGTTTCGTTATCCGTATCGGAACCAAGTGTAGGAGATTTTGTTTTCTACGAAACATACAAACCTGGCCCATCACATATGGGTATCTATATTGGAAACAATAAATTTATTCATGCCTCCCTATCTAGAGGAGTAACCATAAGCGATATGACAGAAAATTATTGGACATCACGCTACTTAGGTTCACGACGTCTAGTTATAGATTAGTGGGCCACTCTTTATAAAATTGTTTTAAAAATCCATCCATAAATTGATGTCTTTCACAAGCTAATTGATATCCATATTTGGTGTTCATTAAATCCTTTAATTTTAAAAGCTTATCATAAAAATGCTGGATCGAAGTCGACGCAGACCCTTGAAGGTGTAATCCCTCTATATGTTGTGTTTCACTTCCAGGATTATATATTAATTGACCTTTAGCTCCACCATAAGCAAAAGTGCGTGCAATACCGATAGCTCCGATTGCATCTAAGCGGTCGGCATCTTGAACTACCTTCCCCTCTATTGTTGTGGGGGGGGTTTTGTTTTTGCTAAAGGAAACTTCCTCAATAATATTCATGGTCTTTTTAACTTCCTCATAAGATAAACCTCTTCCTAGAAGGAAATTGCTCATTTTGTTTTTTTCTTCTTCGGGATGTTCGCATAATTTATGGTCAAACAAATCATGAATCCAACCGGCTAATTGACATTGAAAAACGTCAGCACCCTCTTTAGTCGCTATTTGTTCTGATATGTGGACGACCCTCGCCATATGCCAGTAATCATGTCCAGTAGAGTCATTCTCAAATCTTTTTCTAACGCTTTCTTTAACTTCTGCTATTAACTCCATTTGTATCATAACTTAACTCCTTCTTTAATTATACAAAAGACCCCTGTGGGGTCTTTTGTTAGAACAATCCAGTTACAACACCATTCGCATCTACATCCATTTTGAGTGCTGCAGGTTCTTTTGGTAATCCAGGCATTGTCATTATATCACCTGTTAAAGCAACTAGAAATCCTGCACCTATTGAAGGTCTAAATTCCCTAATGGTTATTGTGAATCCTTCTGGTCTACCAAGAAGAGTAGGGTCATCAGAAAGAGAATACTGTGTTTTCGCCATACATATAGGCAAATGACTCCAACCAAATTCTTCAAATTGCTTGATTTGTTTTTTGGCTTTTGGCGATAATTCAATACCCACTCCCCCATAAACCTTCGTTACAATTTTGGTTATTTTTTCTTCAATGGAATCTTCCAGATCATAAATAGGTTTGAACTCATCCTTATTAGATTCCACCTTTTCTATAACCTTTGTTGCTAAATCTACTCCTCCATTTCCACCCTTTTCCCAAACTTCCGTCAAGCTCATCGTATACCCATTTTCTTGACACCATTTTTCTACAAAGGATAATTCTTCCTCCGTATCTGTTGGGAACTTATTTAAAGCAATGACAAATGGTAAGCCAAAAGCTTGTATAGTTTCAATGTGTTTTTGTAGGTTTTGCATTCCATTACTTAATGCCTCAACATTTTCCTGGGATAGCTCCTTCTTAGGAACACCCCCATGCATTTTCAAAGCACGAATTGTAGCTACAATAACTACAGCTGAAGGTTTGATCTTACCGGCTCTAGTTTTAATATCAAGGAACTTTTCCGCTCCTAAATCAGCTCCAAACCCCGCTTCTGTTACCACATAATCTCCAAGTTTAGATGCTAGCTTTGTTGCCATTATGCTATTACATCCGTGAGCGATATTCGCAAATGGACCACCATGGATAAGGGCCGGAGTATTTTCTAAAGTTTGAACTAAATTAGGCTTAATAGCATCCTTTAAGAGTAGTGTTAAAGCTCCCTCAACTCCAAGATCCTTTACTGTAACTGGTTGTTTTTCATAAGTATATCCTATGACAATTCTGGCCAATCGATTTTTTAAATCAGAAAGGCTATCCGATAAACAGAGCACCGCCATAATTTCAGATGCAACAGTGATATTAAAACCATCTTCTCGTGGAACCCCTTGAATAGGTCCTCCTAAACCAATGACCACATTTCGTAAAGCTCGATCATTTAAATCCAGGACACGCTTCCACTCGACTCGTCTAGCATCAATTCCGAGAGCATTGCCTTGATGAATATGATTGTCAATGAGGGCAGAAAGAGCGTTATTTGCAGTAGTGATAGCATGGATATCACCAGTAAAATGAAGATTAATATCTTCCATAGGCATTACCTGCGAATATCCACCACCTGCCGCCCCACCCTTAATCCCCATCGTAGGTCCTAAAGATGGTTCACGTAAAGCGATAATGGAACGTTTATTTAATTTATGTAAGGCTTGACCCAATCCTACCGTTACAGTTGATTTCCCCTCTCCAGCCGGTGTTGGACTTATAGCTGTAACGAGAATGATTTTTCCATCTGCTCGGTCTTCCCATTTTTCCAAAAGCTTATCCGAAATCTTTGCCTTATAATGTCCATAAGGCTCCCAATCCTCTTTTGAAAGCGATATCATTTCTGCTATCTCTTCAATCGGTTTCATGGTTGCTTCTTGAGCAATTTGAATGTCTGTTTTCATAGTCCCATCCTCCTTGTATATTTTACAAGTCTATTGTACAGTAAAAAGATCCTACTTTTCCTCAGTTTCATTAAAGAAGTACAATTGTTAATATTCTGTTTATTTTCGTTAATTTATTGGAAAAAACTAAAAAGATGATCCCTTAAAATAAAGAGGAATCATCTTTGATATTTAAGTTTTACTAAACATTTTATGATATTTCTCTTTGTTTTTCGGCCATTGCTTGGTTAACCCAGTCGTAGGCTTGTTCTACATCTTGTTTGGAAGGACTTTTCACATATGCGAGGGTGTTGTTTAGTCCAAGTGCTTCCCATTTGTATTCCCCCATTTTGTGATATGGGAGTAAGTCGATTCTTTTAACATTTGAATACTCACCTAAATATTCCCCTAATTTATTTAAGGAGGTTTTATCTAAGGTCAGTCCTGGCACTAATACGTGCCGAATCCAAACATTAATCGATTTTTCTCTTAATTTAGAAAGTAATTTCATAGTGTTTTTGTTCCCTAAGCCTGTAATATTCTTTTGCATATCTGATTCAATATGTTTAATGTCTAACAATACTAAATCACACACATCCAAAATTTCATCCATTTGAGGTGGGATAATAGCTCCACTTGTGTCAAGAGCTGTATGAATCCCCTTTTCTTTACAAGCTTTGAACAAAGCTAATACAAATTCGGGCTGCATGAGTGGTTCTCCACCACTTACAGTGATTCCACCTTTGGATGCCCTTATGAAAGGAAGGTAAGAACTAATTTCATTCATAAGGGAATCTATAGTAACTTCCTTCCCACCTGATTTGTCCCAAGTGTCTGGATTATGACAATATAAACACCTTAATGGACACCCTTGTGTAAACACTACGAATCGAATTCCTGGTCCATCAACTGTTCCACAGGTTTCTACTGAATGAATTCTTCCTTTCATGCTGACCATCCCTTTCTGTTATAGAGGTGAAAACGAATGTAATCATCCCCTTCATTCAACTACATCATTTCGTGGAACGTGCGGTTAATAACATCTATTTGCTGTTCACGAGTTAACTTGATGAAGTTTACAGCATAACCCGATACACGAATCGTTAACTGTGGATATTTTTCAGGGTGCTCCATGGCATCCATCAAAGTCTCTCTTTCAAAAACGTTTACGTTCATATGGTGTCCTTCTTTTGCTGCGTATCCATCTAAAATGGCTGCAAGATTAGCAATCTGTTCATCAGATTCTTTCCCAAGTGCCTTTGGAACCATAGAATGTGTTAAGGAAATTCCATCTAAAGAGTCTTCATAAGGTAACTTAGCAACCGATAATACAGACGCTAAGGCACCTTTTTCATCACGACCATGCATGGGATTGGCTCCAGGAGCAAATGGCTCTCCAGCTTTACGTCCATCTGGTGTGTTACCAGTTTTCTTTCCATATACCACGTTGGAAGTAATCGTTAAAATAGACTGAGTTGGTAAAGAATTTCTATAAGTCGGGTGCTTACGCAATTTATTCATGAATGTTTTAACAATAGATACAGCAATCTGATCAACTTGATCATCATTGTTACCGTATTTAGGGAAATCCCCCTCAATACTGAAGTCAGTAGCTAATCCATCCTCATCACGGATCACATGAACCTTAGCGTATTTAATAGCACTTAGTGAATCTGTTACAACGGATAGTCCCGCTATTCCACATGCCATTGTACGTAAAATTTCTCTGTCATGAAGAGCCATTTCTATTCTTTCATAAGCATACTTATCATGCATGAAATGAATAATGTTAAGAGTGTTAACGTAGAGTTTTGCTAACCAATCCATCATTTGATCGAACTTTTCCATCACTTCATCAAATTCTAAAACATCTTTTGTAATTGGAGCGAAGGCTGGGCCTACCTGTTTCTTAATCTTTTCATCAACACCGCCGTTAATTGCATAAAGGAGGGCTTTGGCCAAGTTGGCTCTTGCACCAAAGAATTGCATTTGTTTCCCAATCTTCATTGCCGATACACAGCATGCAATACCATAGTCATCTCCATATTCTTTAATCATAAGATCGTCATTTTCATATTGGATGGAGCTAGACTTGATAGACATTTTGCTGCAGTATTTTTTAAATGCTTCTGGTAATCTAGTAGACCATAGTACAGTTAAGTTT
This Bacillaceae bacterium S4-13-56 DNA region includes the following protein-coding sequences:
- a CDS encoding toxin, with the translated sequence MKKHSLLITLIVLLLLLSGLDTKRPFTGVILQKASGEKQLEYAKTYPNYDILERMVYIPSEVKDWPSLTNMIFHIQSIERPILQRLESAGVKIRLFHGDLTDEPWLYHLKWEQPRGWKSPVTWEDVPGSGGSWLISAKIGASDPGNGHRSVNLELHEIGHTIYKLLKNNDSLASDFEKIWKSEVHHLFGDQEYFNVYSSEYFSESFAYYYANEDLKAQLKKKAPETAAFISKLSTYRY
- a CDS encoding HD domain-containing protein — encoded protein: MIQMELIAEVKESVRKRFENDSTGHDYWHMARVVHISEQIATKEGADVFQCQLAGWIHDLFDHKLCEHPEEEKNKMSNFLLGRGLSYEEVKKTMNIIEEVSFSKNKTPPTTIEGKVVQDADRLDAIGAIGIARTFAYGGAKGQLIYNPGSETQHIEGLHLQGSASTSIQHFYDKLLKLKDLMNTKYGYQLACERHQFMDGFLKQFYKEWPTNL
- a CDS encoding peptidoglycan-binding protein, giving the protein MPSFLSKKRLTQGMAVGFILSQPLAVYADAYPVLTDEEFQSTRTLSFGQQGIAVKTLQTKLNHLGYYNEEINGKFDPYTEVALKEYQRENNLEVTGQADKRITKHLVQTERDYYMKPLQDISDPIQLGEKGKEVELLQRALHFLDYYNGDVDGIFGPSTERAVKSFQAQENLPVTANVEQEMLEKMVNASKKPVRQTTYRRSTTTKDPKIVQVSAKSSNSSTVQIAQQYLGTPYIWGGESPGGFDCSGYIQYVFLQKGIKVPRTVPDLWNVSLSVSEPSVGDFVFYETYKPGPSHMGIYIGNNKFIHASLSRGVTISDMTENYWTSRYLGSRRLVID
- the pflA gene encoding pyruvate formate-lyase-activating protein, translated to MKGRIHSVETCGTVDGPGIRFVVFTQGCPLRCLYCHNPDTWDKSGGKEVTIDSLMNEISSYLPFIRASKGGITVSGGEPLMQPEFVLALFKACKEKGIHTALDTSGAIIPPQMDEILDVCDLVLLDIKHIESDMQKNITGLGNKNTMKLLSKLREKSINVWIRHVLVPGLTLDKTSLNKLGEYLGEYSNVKRIDLLPYHKMGEYKWEALGLNNTLAYVKSPSKQDVEQAYDWVNQAMAEKQREIS
- a CDS encoding thymidylate synthase, whose product is MRQYLDLCKYILDEGVEKEDRTGTGTISVFGYQAKYSLEDSFPLLTTKKLHLRSIIYELLWFLHGDTNIKYLNDHGVRIWNEWADENGDLGPVYGKQWRSWEGANGKTVDQITQVLETIKNNPDSRRMIVNAWNVTEIEEMALPPCHCLFQFYVADGKLSCQLYQRSADVFLGVPFNIASYALLTMMMAQVTGLKPGTFVHTLGDAHIYTNHLEQVKLQLTREPKTPPKMIINPSVTDLFSFTYEDFKLVDYAPHPHIKGEVSV
- a CDS encoding dihydrofolate reductase, giving the protein MISILVAMDKDGLIGKDKDLPWRLPNDLKYFKQLTTNHTILMGRKTYESIGRPLPNRTNVVITRNKDFHPDGCQVVHSIKEVQELFKEQSNDELFVIGGSDIFKLLLPFTDRLYITKIDERFEGDTFFPEIDYDNWNLVSKEQGEKDENNPYDYYFCIYDKKIGTAR
- a CDS encoding formate--tetrahydrofolate ligase; the protein is MKTDIQIAQEATMKPIEEIAEMISLSKEDWEPYGHYKAKISDKLLEKWEDRADGKIILVTAISPTPAGEGKSTVTVGLGQALHKLNKRSIIALREPSLGPTMGIKGGAAGGGYSQVMPMEDINLHFTGDIHAITTANNALSALIDNHIHQGNALGIDARRVEWKRVLDLNDRALRNVVIGLGGPIQGVPREDGFNITVASEIMAVLCLSDSLSDLKNRLARIVIGYTYEKQPVTVKDLGVEGALTLLLKDAIKPNLVQTLENTPALIHGGPFANIAHGCNSIMATKLASKLGDYVVTEAGFGADLGAEKFLDIKTRAGKIKPSAVVIVATIRALKMHGGVPKKELSQENVEALSNGMQNLQKHIETIQAFGLPFVIALNKFPTDTEEELSFVEKWCQENGYTMSLTEVWEKGGNGGVDLATKVIEKVESNKDEFKPIYDLEDSIEEKITKIVTKVYGGVGIELSPKAKKQIKQFEEFGWSHLPICMAKTQYSLSDDPTLLGRPEGFTITIREFRPSIGAGFLVALTGDIMTMPGLPKEPAALKMDVDANGVVTGLF
- the pflB gene encoding formate C-acetyltransferase, whose translation is MKEWQGFKSGKWMDRIDVRDFIQENYTPYEGDEAFLEGSTEATNQLWEQILELSKKERENGGVLDVDRSTISTIVSHKAGYLNKNLEQIVGVQTDEPFKRSLQPFGGIRMVKQACEAYGFELDPSVEEIFSKYRKTHNQGVFDVYTKEMLLARKAGIITGLPDAYGRGRIIGDYRRVALYGIDRLMAERKEIFDKIVPDVMNEETIRDREEITEQYRALQELKEMAANYGYDISKPAHNAQEAIQWLYFGYLAAIKEQNGAAMSLGRVSTFLDIYIERDLEKGILTEKQAQELVDHFIMKLRIVKFLRTPDYNELFSGDPTWVTESIGGMGLDGRTLVTKSSFRFLHTLDNLGPAPEPNLTVLWSTRLPEAFKKYCSKMSIKSSSIQYENDDLMIKEYGDDYGIACCVSAMKIGKQMQFFGARANLAKALLYAINGGVDEKIKKQVGPAFAPITKDVLEFDEVMEKFDQMMDWLAKLYVNTLNIIHFMHDKYAYERIEMALHDREILRTMACGIAGLSVVTDSLSAIKYAKVHVIRDEDGLATDFSIEGDFPKYGNNDDQVDQIAVSIVKTFMNKLRKHPTYRNSLPTQSILTITSNVVYGKKTGNTPDGRKAGEPFAPGANPMHGRDEKGALASVLSVAKLPYEDSLDGISLTHSMVPKALGKESDEQIANLAAILDGYAAKEGHHMNVNVFERETLMDAMEHPEKYPQLTIRVSGYAVNFIKLTREQQIDVINRTFHEMM